In Molothrus aeneus isolate 106 chromosome 3, BPBGC_Maene_1.0, whole genome shotgun sequence, a single genomic region encodes these proteins:
- the OSTM1 gene encoding osteopetrosis-associated transmembrane protein 1 → MAPPRCLCRAPLPALALALLGLAAAAGPRQTPALELAQELAEELWSAGLPGDLPELEPECRSLLAAFAEGSAALTGCLGRRARPVRLCQGCHGPYRRLLAQYGSIARAVGNSSESHNCAKSILTSDRLQIVVTLSEFFNETWEAANCANCLKNNSEGLSNSTEEFLDLFNKSLTCFEHNLQGQGIDLSPNNYTEVCKNCNETYTKLNDLYNHLQRLNRQGGESAHSAHLCIDVEDAMNITRKLWSRTFNCSLPCSDTVPVIAVSSFILFLPIVFYLSSFLHSKQKKRILILPKRIQSNANLVNIQEKYS, encoded by the exons ATGGCGCCGCCGCGCTGTCTGTGCCGGGCGCCGCTGCCGGCGCTGGCGCTCGCCCTGCTCGGCCTCGCCGCTGCCGCGGGGCCGCGCCAGACCCCGGCGCTGGAGCTGGCGCAGGAGCTGGCGGAGGAGCTGTGGAGCGCGGGGCTGCCCGGCGACCTGCCCGAGCTGGAGCCCGAGTGCCGCAGCCTGCTGGCCGCCTTCGCGGAGGGCAGCGCGGCGCTGACGGGCTGCCTGGGCCGGCGCGCCCGCCCGGTgcggctgtgccagggctgccacgGCCCCTACCGCCGCCTGCTCGCACAGTACGGCAGCATCGCCCGCGCCGTCGGG aaTTCCTCTGAGAGCCACAACTGTGCCAAAAGCATCTTGACCTCAGACAGGCTGCAGATAGTTGTGACCCTTTCGGAGTTCTTCAATGAAACCTGGGAGGCAGCCAACTGCGCAA ATTGTTTAAAGAATAACAGTGAGGGATTATCAAATTCTACTGAAGAATTCCTGGATTTATTCAATAAATCTCTGACATGTTTTGAACATAACCTTCAG GGGCAAGGCATCGATCTGTCACCAAATAACTACACAGAAGTGTGCAAAAACTGCAACGAAACCTACACGAAATTGAATGACCTGTATAACCACCTGCAGAGGCTGAACAGACAAGGTGGTGAATCTGCTCACTCTGCACACTTGTGTATTGACGTGGAAGATGCA atGAACATCACTCGGAAGCTTTGGAGCAGGACTTTCAACTGTTCTCTTCCCTGCAGTGATACAGTCCCAGTGATTGCAGTTTCATCCTTTATCCTCTTCCTCCCTATTGTTTTTTATCTTAGTAGCTTCCTTCACTCGAAGCAGAAGAAACGGATACTCATTTTGC CCAAGCGCATCCAGTCAAATGCCAATCTTGTGAACATCCAAGAAAAATACAGCTga